In Passer domesticus isolate bPasDom1 chromosome 1, bPasDom1.hap1, whole genome shotgun sequence, one DNA window encodes the following:
- the CHPF2 gene encoding chondroitin sulfate glucuronyltransferase isoform X1, with protein MRLGAALGALRPALPLLLGLSLGCSLSLLRASWSHGAAQERCLAPGPPARAAPPEAAQGRPGHEDFRPRIVPYYRDPNKPYKKVLRTRYIQTELGFHERLFVAVLTSKATLNTLAVAVNKTVAHHFPRLLYFTGLRSAKVPHGMVLVAHGDERPIWLMYETMNYIHQHFGSDYDWFYIMQDDTYAQAEQVKALVTHLSINQDVYLGRAEEFIGGDEQARYCHGGFGYLLSRSLLLKLRPHLDSCRNEILSVRPDEWLGRCIIDFLGITCVSQLQGQHYRTYELAKNTEPEKEEEEDFQAALAVHPVSDMTLMYRLHKQFSRIQLDRVYQEIQDLQMQIRNLTALTPAGEAGVTWPVGINAPFLPKSRFEVISWDYFTEQHLFSCPDGSPKCELSGASKADVSEIIESAVEQLNRLYQPLLRFSKRQLLNGYRRFDPTRGMEYTLDLLLEAATQKGHSHVLAKRVSLVRPLSKVEIIPMPYVTEATRVQLVLPLTVQDLDFVANFLDMFAMNTLDTHDNALLTLLFIYHPYDAQRVGQVDVFAGVKAMVGELEKRYAEVKIPWISVKTEVPSQVKLMDIVSKKHPVDTLFFLASVWTEINMEFLNRCRMNTISNWQVFFPVHFQEFNPALVYRGEQTASSNTDFLRDGHFDRHSFAEACFYNSDYMTARTKLAADILDRDEVLESMEVFDVFLHYSGLHLFRAVEPGLVQKYTLRSCNPRLSEELYHRCVLSNLEGLASRSHLAMALFEQEQANST; from the exons ATGCGGCTGGGCGCGGCGCTGGGCGCGCTGCGGCCCGCGCTGCCCCTGCTGCtcgggctgtccctgggctgcagcctgagcctcCTGCGCGCCTCCTGGAGCCACGGCGCGGCCCAGGAGCGCTGCCtggccccgggcccgcccgcccgcgccgccccgcccgaGGCAGCCCAGGGGAGGCCGGGCCACGAGGACTTCAGGCCTCGCATTGTGCCGTACTACAGAGACCCCAACAAGCCTTACAAAAAAGTGCTCAG AACTCGCTACATTCAGACAGAGCTGGGATTCCACGAGCGCCTGTTTGTGGCTGTGCTGACCTCCAAGGCCACCCTGAACACACTGGCAGTGGCAGTGAACAAGACAGTGGCCCACCACTTCCCACGCCTGCTGTACTTCACCGGGCTGCGCAGTGCCAAGGTGCCCCATGGCATGGTGCTGGTGGCCCACGGTGACGAGAGGCCCATTTGGCTCATGTATGAGACCATGAACTATATCCATCAGCATTTTGGCTCTGACTATGACTGGTTCTACATCATGCAGGATGACACGTATGCCCAAGCTGAGCAGGTCAAGGCTCTGGTGACACACCTGAGCATTAACCAGGACGTGTACCTGGGGCGGGCGGAGGAGTTCATCGGGGGAGATGAGCAGGCCCGGTACTGTCACGGGGGCTTTGGCTACCTGCTCTCCCGGAGCCTCTTGCTGAAGCTGCGCCCGCACCTGGACAGCTGTCGCAATGAGATCCTCAGTGTGCGCCCGGATGAGTGGCTAGGTCGTTGCATCATTGATTTCCTTGGCATCACTTGTGTTTCCCAGCTCCAG GGCCAGCATTATCGCACTTATGAACTAGCCAAGAATACTGAAccggagaaggaggaagaagaggacttCCAAGCAGCTCTTGCAGTGCACCCTGTTTCTGACATGACCCTGATGTACCGGCTGCACAAGCAATTCAGCAGGATCCAGCTGGACAGAGTCTATCAGGAGATCCAGGACCTCCAG ATGCAGATCAGGAACCTGACAGCACTGACCCCTGCAGGTGAGGCAGGTGTGACCTGGCCTGTGGGCATTAATGCCCCATTCCTTCCAAAGTCTCGTTTTGAGGTGATCAGCTGGGACTACTTCACGGAACAGCACCTGTTCTCCTGTCCTGACGGCTCCCCAAAGTGCGAGCTCTCTGGAGCCAGTAAGGCAGACGTCAGTGAAATCATTGAGTCTGCGGTGGAGCAGCTGAACCGTCTCTATCAGCCCCTGCTCCGCTTCAGCAAGCGGCAGCTGCTGAACGGCTACCGGCGCTTCGATCCCACGCGGGGCATGGAATACACCCTGGACCTGCTCCTGGAGGCTGCCACCCAGAAGGGCCACAGTCACGTTCTGGCCAAGCGAGTGAGCTTGGTCCGACCCTTAAGTAAGGTGGAAATTATTCCCATGCCATATGTGACAGAGGCCACGCGGGTGCAATTGGTGCTTCCCTTGACAGTGCAGGACCTGGATTTTGTAGCGAACTTCCTGGATATGTTTGCTATGAACACACTGGACACGCATGATAATGCCTTGCTGACTTTGCTTTTCATCTACCATCCCTACGATGCCCAGAGAGTTGGTCAGGTGGATGTTTTTGCTGGAGTCAAAGCCATGGTAGGAGAGCTAGAGAAACGCTATGCAGAAGTTAAAATCCCGTGGATTAGTGTTAAAACAGAGGTGCCATCGCAAGTAAAGCTCATGGATATAGTCTCAAAGAAGCACCCTGTGGACACACTGTTTTTCTTGGCCAGCGTCTGGACAGAAATCAACATGGAGTTTCTGAACCGCTGCCGCATGAACACCATCAGCAATTGGCAAGTCTTTTTCCCTGTGCATTTCCAGGAGTTCAACCCTGCGCTGGTGTACCGTGGTGAGCAGACAGCATCCTCCAACACTGACTTCCTGAGAGATGGGCATTTTGACAGACATTCCTTTGCTGAGGCCTGCTTTTATAATTCTGACTATATGACAGCACGTACCAAGCTCGCAGCTGATATCTTGGACCGAGATGAGGTGCTGGAGAGCATGGAGGTATTTGATGTCTTCCTCCACTATTCTGGCCTGCACCTGTTCAGGGCTGTGGAGCCGGGGCTGGTGCAGAAATACACACTGAGAAGCTGCAATCCCCGGCTCAGTGAGGAGCTGTACCACCGCTGTGTGCTCAGTAACTTGGAAGGACTTGCATCCCGCTCACATTTAGCCATGGCCCTCTTCGAGCAGGAACAGGCCAACAGCACTTGA
- the CHPF2 gene encoding chondroitin sulfate glucuronyltransferase isoform X2 has translation MYFLCRTRYIQTELGFHERLFVAVLTSKATLNTLAVAVNKTVAHHFPRLLYFTGLRSAKVPHGMVLVAHGDERPIWLMYETMNYIHQHFGSDYDWFYIMQDDTYAQAEQVKALVTHLSINQDVYLGRAEEFIGGDEQARYCHGGFGYLLSRSLLLKLRPHLDSCRNEILSVRPDEWLGRCIIDFLGITCVSQLQGQHYRTYELAKNTEPEKEEEEDFQAALAVHPVSDMTLMYRLHKQFSRIQLDRVYQEIQDLQMQIRNLTALTPAGEAGVTWPVGINAPFLPKSRFEVISWDYFTEQHLFSCPDGSPKCELSGASKADVSEIIESAVEQLNRLYQPLLRFSKRQLLNGYRRFDPTRGMEYTLDLLLEAATQKGHSHVLAKRVSLVRPLSKVEIIPMPYVTEATRVQLVLPLTVQDLDFVANFLDMFAMNTLDTHDNALLTLLFIYHPYDAQRVGQVDVFAGVKAMVGELEKRYAEVKIPWISVKTEVPSQVKLMDIVSKKHPVDTLFFLASVWTEINMEFLNRCRMNTISNWQVFFPVHFQEFNPALVYRGEQTASSNTDFLRDGHFDRHSFAEACFYNSDYMTARTKLAADILDRDEVLESMEVFDVFLHYSGLHLFRAVEPGLVQKYTLRSCNPRLSEELYHRCVLSNLEGLASRSHLAMALFEQEQANST, from the exons ATGTACTTCCTTTGCAGAACTCGCTACATTCAGACAGAGCTGGGATTCCACGAGCGCCTGTTTGTGGCTGTGCTGACCTCCAAGGCCACCCTGAACACACTGGCAGTGGCAGTGAACAAGACAGTGGCCCACCACTTCCCACGCCTGCTGTACTTCACCGGGCTGCGCAGTGCCAAGGTGCCCCATGGCATGGTGCTGGTGGCCCACGGTGACGAGAGGCCCATTTGGCTCATGTATGAGACCATGAACTATATCCATCAGCATTTTGGCTCTGACTATGACTGGTTCTACATCATGCAGGATGACACGTATGCCCAAGCTGAGCAGGTCAAGGCTCTGGTGACACACCTGAGCATTAACCAGGACGTGTACCTGGGGCGGGCGGAGGAGTTCATCGGGGGAGATGAGCAGGCCCGGTACTGTCACGGGGGCTTTGGCTACCTGCTCTCCCGGAGCCTCTTGCTGAAGCTGCGCCCGCACCTGGACAGCTGTCGCAATGAGATCCTCAGTGTGCGCCCGGATGAGTGGCTAGGTCGTTGCATCATTGATTTCCTTGGCATCACTTGTGTTTCCCAGCTCCAG GGCCAGCATTATCGCACTTATGAACTAGCCAAGAATACTGAAccggagaaggaggaagaagaggacttCCAAGCAGCTCTTGCAGTGCACCCTGTTTCTGACATGACCCTGATGTACCGGCTGCACAAGCAATTCAGCAGGATCCAGCTGGACAGAGTCTATCAGGAGATCCAGGACCTCCAG ATGCAGATCAGGAACCTGACAGCACTGACCCCTGCAGGTGAGGCAGGTGTGACCTGGCCTGTGGGCATTAATGCCCCATTCCTTCCAAAGTCTCGTTTTGAGGTGATCAGCTGGGACTACTTCACGGAACAGCACCTGTTCTCCTGTCCTGACGGCTCCCCAAAGTGCGAGCTCTCTGGAGCCAGTAAGGCAGACGTCAGTGAAATCATTGAGTCTGCGGTGGAGCAGCTGAACCGTCTCTATCAGCCCCTGCTCCGCTTCAGCAAGCGGCAGCTGCTGAACGGCTACCGGCGCTTCGATCCCACGCGGGGCATGGAATACACCCTGGACCTGCTCCTGGAGGCTGCCACCCAGAAGGGCCACAGTCACGTTCTGGCCAAGCGAGTGAGCTTGGTCCGACCCTTAAGTAAGGTGGAAATTATTCCCATGCCATATGTGACAGAGGCCACGCGGGTGCAATTGGTGCTTCCCTTGACAGTGCAGGACCTGGATTTTGTAGCGAACTTCCTGGATATGTTTGCTATGAACACACTGGACACGCATGATAATGCCTTGCTGACTTTGCTTTTCATCTACCATCCCTACGATGCCCAGAGAGTTGGTCAGGTGGATGTTTTTGCTGGAGTCAAAGCCATGGTAGGAGAGCTAGAGAAACGCTATGCAGAAGTTAAAATCCCGTGGATTAGTGTTAAAACAGAGGTGCCATCGCAAGTAAAGCTCATGGATATAGTCTCAAAGAAGCACCCTGTGGACACACTGTTTTTCTTGGCCAGCGTCTGGACAGAAATCAACATGGAGTTTCTGAACCGCTGCCGCATGAACACCATCAGCAATTGGCAAGTCTTTTTCCCTGTGCATTTCCAGGAGTTCAACCCTGCGCTGGTGTACCGTGGTGAGCAGACAGCATCCTCCAACACTGACTTCCTGAGAGATGGGCATTTTGACAGACATTCCTTTGCTGAGGCCTGCTTTTATAATTCTGACTATATGACAGCACGTACCAAGCTCGCAGCTGATATCTTGGACCGAGATGAGGTGCTGGAGAGCATGGAGGTATTTGATGTCTTCCTCCACTATTCTGGCCTGCACCTGTTCAGGGCTGTGGAGCCGGGGCTGGTGCAGAAATACACACTGAGAAGCTGCAATCCCCGGCTCAGTGAGGAGCTGTACCACCGCTGTGTGCTCAGTAACTTGGAAGGACTTGCATCCCGCTCACATTTAGCCATGGCCCTCTTCGAGCAGGAACAGGCCAACAGCACTTGA
- the ABCF2 gene encoding ATP-binding cassette sub-family F member 2 isoform X2 has translation MPSDLAKKKAAKKKEAAKARQRPRRVPDENGDAGTEPQEVRPPEANGTVLPEVDALTKELEDFELKKAAARAVTGVLASHPNSTDVHIINLSLTFHGQELLSDTKLELNSGRRYGLIGLNGIGKSMLLSAIGKREVPIPEHIDIYHLTREMPPSDKTPLQCVMEVDTERAMLEREAERLAHEDAECEKLLELYERLEELDADKAEARASRILHGLGFTPAMQRKKLKDFSGGWRMRVALARALFIRPFMLLLDEPTNHLDLDACVWLEEELKTFKRILVLISHSQDFLNGVCTNIIHMHNRKLKYYTGNYDQYVKTRLELEENQMKRFHWEQDQIAHMKNYIARFGHGSAKLARQAQSKEKTLQKMMASGLTERVVNDKTLSFYFPPCGKIPPPVIMVQNVSFRYTKDGPWIYNNLEFGIDLDTRVALVGPNGAGKSTLLKLLTGELLPTDGMIRKHSHVKIGRYHQHLQEQLDLDLSPLEYMLKCYPEIKEKEEMRKIIGRYGLTGKQQVSPIRNLSDGQKCRVCFAWLAWQNPHMLFLDEPTNHLDIETIDALADAINEFEGGMMLVSHDFRLIQQVAQEIWVCEKQTITKWQGDILAYKEHLKSKLVDEDPQLTKRTHNV, from the exons ATGCCCTCCGACCTGGCCAAGAAGAAGGCGGCCAAGAAGAAGGAGGCGGCCAAGGCCCGGCAGCGGCCGCGCCGGGTCCCGGACGAGAACGGTGATGCCGGGACGGAGCCGCAGGAAGTGCGGCCCCCGGAGGCCAACGGGACGGTGCTGCCAG AGGTGGATGCTCTTACAAAGGAGCTGGAGGATTTTGAGTTAAAGAAAGCTGCTGCCCGAGCCGTGACAGGAGTGCTGGCCTCCCACCCCAACAGCACTGATGTGCATATCATCAACCTCTCACTGACCTTTcatggccaggagctgctgagtgACACCAAACTGGAGCTGAACTCCGGGAGACGCTATGGCCTGATTGGACTCAATGGGATTG GGAAATCCATGCTTTTGTCAGCTATTGGGAAGCGAGAAGTgcccatcccagagcacattgACATCTATCACCTGACCCGAGAGATGCCTCCCAGTGACAAGACCCCTCTGCAGTGTGTGATGGAGGTGGATACAGAGAGGGCCATGCTGGAGCGAGAAGCAGAGCGTTTAGCTCATGAAGACG CGGAATGTGAGAAACTCCTGGAGTTATATGAAcgcctggaggagctggatgcTGACAAGGCAGAAGCACGAGCCTCACGTATCCTTCACGGCTTGGGGTTCACACCAGCCATGCAGAGGAAGAAGCTGAAGGACTTCAGTGGTGGCTGGAGAATGAGGGTGGCTCTTGCCAG GGCACTCTTCATTCGGCCTTTCATGCTGCTGCTCGATGAGCCCACAAACCACCTTGACCTGGATGCCTGTGTGTGGTTGGAGGAAGAGCTGAAAAC GTTCAAGCGGATTCTTGTGCTGATATCCCACTCCCAGGACTTCCTGAATGGCGTCTGCACCAACATCATCCACATGCACAACCGCAAACTTAAGTACTACACG GGAAATTATGATCAGTATGTAAAGACTCGCTTAGAACTAGAAGAAAATCAAATGAAGCGATTCCACTGGGAGCAAGATCAGATCGCTCATATGAAG AATTACATTGCACGATTTGGCCATGGTAGTGCGAAGCTGGCCAGGCAAGCTCAGAGCAAGGAGAAGACCCTTCAAAAAATGATGGcttctggtttgacagagaGAGTTGTGAATGATAAG ACTTTATCCTTCTACTTTCCGCCCTGTGGGAAAATTCCCCCTCCCGTCATCATGGTGCAGAATGTCAGCTTCAGATACACCAAGGATGGG CCATGGATCTATAATAACCTGGAGTTTGGGATTGACCTGGATACTCGTGTAGCTCTTGTTGGACCCAATGGAGCTGGAAAGTCAACACTGTTGAAACTACTCACAGGAGAG CTGCTGCCCACAGATGGGATGATTCGCAAGCACTCGCATGTGAAGATCGGTAGATACCACCAG CACTTGCAAGAGCAGTTGGACTTAGACCTCTCACCATTGGAGTATATGCTGAAATGCTACCCAGAGAtcaaggagaaggaggagatgAGGAAAATCATTGGCAGATACGGTTTGACAGGGAAGCAGCAG GTGAGCCCCATCAGGAACCTCTCTGATGGGCAGAAGTGCCGTGTGTGCTTTGCCTGGCTGGCCTGGCAGAACCCTCACATGCTCTTCCTGGACGAGCCCACCAACCACCTGGACATAGAAACCATAGATGCACTGGCAGATGCTATCAATGAGTTCGAGGGAGGAATGATGCTTGTCAGCCATGACTTCAGACTCATCCAACAG GTCGCACAGGAGATCTGGGTCTGTGAGAAGCAGACAATCACCAAGTGGCAAGGGGACATCCTTGCCTACAAGGAGCATCTCAAGTCGAAGCTGGTGGATGAGGACCCGCAACTCACCAAACGGACCCACAACGTGTGA
- the ABCF2 gene encoding ATP-binding cassette sub-family F member 2 isoform X1, translated as MWVNTGIFLAELFLHREVDALTKELEDFELKKAAARAVTGVLASHPNSTDVHIINLSLTFHGQELLSDTKLELNSGRRYGLIGLNGIGKSMLLSAIGKREVPIPEHIDIYHLTREMPPSDKTPLQCVMEVDTERAMLEREAERLAHEDAECEKLLELYERLEELDADKAEARASRILHGLGFTPAMQRKKLKDFSGGWRMRVALARALFIRPFMLLLDEPTNHLDLDACVWLEEELKTFKRILVLISHSQDFLNGVCTNIIHMHNRKLKYYTGNYDQYVKTRLELEENQMKRFHWEQDQIAHMKNYIARFGHGSAKLARQAQSKEKTLQKMMASGLTERVVNDKTLSFYFPPCGKIPPPVIMVQNVSFRYTKDGPWIYNNLEFGIDLDTRVALVGPNGAGKSTLLKLLTGELLPTDGMIRKHSHVKIGRYHQHLQEQLDLDLSPLEYMLKCYPEIKEKEEMRKIIGRYGLTGKQQVSPIRNLSDGQKCRVCFAWLAWQNPHMLFLDEPTNHLDIETIDALADAINEFEGGMMLVSHDFRLIQQVAQEIWVCEKQTITKWQGDILAYKEHLKSKLVDEDPQLTKRTHNV; from the exons ATGTGGGTCAATACCGGCATATTTCTTGCTGAGCTATTCCTGCATCGGG AGGTGGATGCTCTTACAAAGGAGCTGGAGGATTTTGAGTTAAAGAAAGCTGCTGCCCGAGCCGTGACAGGAGTGCTGGCCTCCCACCCCAACAGCACTGATGTGCATATCATCAACCTCTCACTGACCTTTcatggccaggagctgctgagtgACACCAAACTGGAGCTGAACTCCGGGAGACGCTATGGCCTGATTGGACTCAATGGGATTG GGAAATCCATGCTTTTGTCAGCTATTGGGAAGCGAGAAGTgcccatcccagagcacattgACATCTATCACCTGACCCGAGAGATGCCTCCCAGTGACAAGACCCCTCTGCAGTGTGTGATGGAGGTGGATACAGAGAGGGCCATGCTGGAGCGAGAAGCAGAGCGTTTAGCTCATGAAGACG CGGAATGTGAGAAACTCCTGGAGTTATATGAAcgcctggaggagctggatgcTGACAAGGCAGAAGCACGAGCCTCACGTATCCTTCACGGCTTGGGGTTCACACCAGCCATGCAGAGGAAGAAGCTGAAGGACTTCAGTGGTGGCTGGAGAATGAGGGTGGCTCTTGCCAG GGCACTCTTCATTCGGCCTTTCATGCTGCTGCTCGATGAGCCCACAAACCACCTTGACCTGGATGCCTGTGTGTGGTTGGAGGAAGAGCTGAAAAC GTTCAAGCGGATTCTTGTGCTGATATCCCACTCCCAGGACTTCCTGAATGGCGTCTGCACCAACATCATCCACATGCACAACCGCAAACTTAAGTACTACACG GGAAATTATGATCAGTATGTAAAGACTCGCTTAGAACTAGAAGAAAATCAAATGAAGCGATTCCACTGGGAGCAAGATCAGATCGCTCATATGAAG AATTACATTGCACGATTTGGCCATGGTAGTGCGAAGCTGGCCAGGCAAGCTCAGAGCAAGGAGAAGACCCTTCAAAAAATGATGGcttctggtttgacagagaGAGTTGTGAATGATAAG ACTTTATCCTTCTACTTTCCGCCCTGTGGGAAAATTCCCCCTCCCGTCATCATGGTGCAGAATGTCAGCTTCAGATACACCAAGGATGGG CCATGGATCTATAATAACCTGGAGTTTGGGATTGACCTGGATACTCGTGTAGCTCTTGTTGGACCCAATGGAGCTGGAAAGTCAACACTGTTGAAACTACTCACAGGAGAG CTGCTGCCCACAGATGGGATGATTCGCAAGCACTCGCATGTGAAGATCGGTAGATACCACCAG CACTTGCAAGAGCAGTTGGACTTAGACCTCTCACCATTGGAGTATATGCTGAAATGCTACCCAGAGAtcaaggagaaggaggagatgAGGAAAATCATTGGCAGATACGGTTTGACAGGGAAGCAGCAG GTGAGCCCCATCAGGAACCTCTCTGATGGGCAGAAGTGCCGTGTGTGCTTTGCCTGGCTGGCCTGGCAGAACCCTCACATGCTCTTCCTGGACGAGCCCACCAACCACCTGGACATAGAAACCATAGATGCACTGGCAGATGCTATCAATGAGTTCGAGGGAGGAATGATGCTTGTCAGCCATGACTTCAGACTCATCCAACAG GTCGCACAGGAGATCTGGGTCTGTGAGAAGCAGACAATCACCAAGTGGCAAGGGGACATCCTTGCCTACAAGGAGCATCTCAAGTCGAAGCTGGTGGATGAGGACCCGCAACTCACCAAACGGACCCACAACGTGTGA
- the LOC135286772 gene encoding late histone H2B.L4 codes for MSPEPLRKLGHAAASGEKRSKRKLKRKEAFSVYIYKVLKQVHPDLAISSKAMSIMNSFVNDMLERLAAEASRLAQYGRRATLSSREVQAAVRLLLPGELARHAVSEGTKAVTKYTSSK; via the exons ATGAGCCCAGAACCTTTGAGGAAACTTGGtcatgctgctgcttctggggaaaaaagatCTAAGAGGAAGCTGAAGAGAAAGGAAGCCTTTTCAGTCTATATTTACAAAGTACTGAAGCAG GTGCACCCCGACCTCGCCATCTCCTCCAAGGCCATGAGCATCATGAACTCCTTTGTGAACGACATGCTGGAGCGGCTGGCGGCGGAGGCCTCGCGCCTGGCGCAGTACGGGCGCCGCGCCACGCTGAGCAGCCGCGAGGTGCAGGCGGCCGTGCgcctgctgctgcccggggagctgGCCAGGCACGCCGTCTCCGAGGGCACCAAGGCTGTCACCAAGTACACCAGCAGCAAGTGA